The following coding sequences lie in one Danio rerio strain Tuebingen ecotype United States chromosome 3, GRCz12tu, whole genome shotgun sequence genomic window:
- the tubb4bl gene encoding uncharacterized protein isoform X1, with the protein MIAGQSGAGNNWAKGHYTEGAELVDSVLDVVRKEAESCDCLQGFQLTHSLGGGTGSGMGTLLISKIREEYPDRIMNTFSVVPSPKVSDTVVEPYNATLSVHQLVENTDETYCIDNEALYDICFRTLKLTTPTYGDLNHLVSATMSGVTTCLRFPGQLNADLRKLAVNMVPFPRLHFFMPGFAPLTSRGSQQYRSLSVPELTQQMFDAKNMMAACDPRHGRYLTVAAVFRGRMSMKEVDEQMLNVQNKNSSYFVEWIPNNVKTAVCDIPPRGLKMAATFIGNSTAIQELFKRISEQFTAMFRRKAFLHWYTGEGMDEMEFTEAESNMNDLVSEYQQYQDATAEEGEFEEEGEEEVA; encoded by the coding sequence ATGATTGCAGGTCAGAGTGGTGCAGGAAACAACTGGGCCAAAGGTCACTACACAGAAGGAGCAGAGCTGGTGGACTCAGTACTGGATGTTGTGCGCAAGGAGGCTGAAAGCTGCGATTGTCTGCAAGGATTCCAGCTCACCCACTCTCTCGGCGGAGGCACTGGCTCTGGCATGGGCACCCTGCTCATCAGCAAAATCCGTGAAGAGTATCCCGACCGCATCATGAACACCTTCAGCGTGGTGCCCTCACCCAAGGTGTCCGACACCGTGGTGGAGCCCTACAACGCTACACTGTCCGTCCATCAGCTAGTGGAGAACACTGATGAGACATATTGCATCGACAATGAGGCGCTGTATGACATCTGTTTCCGCACGCTCAAGCTAACCACACCAACCTACGGAGACCTCAACCATCTCGTCTCAGCCACCATGAGTGGCGTCACCACCTGTCTCCGCTTCCCCGGCCAGCTCAATGCTGATCTTCGCAAACTAGCCGTCAACATGGTGCCCTTCCCACGTCTCCACTTCTTCATGCCTGGTTTTGCACCACTCACCAGCCGAGGCAGCCAGCAGTATCGCTCACTCTCCGTTCCTGAGCTCACACAGCAAATGTTTGATGCCAAGAACATGATGGCTGCCTGCGACCCACGTCACGGCCGCTACCTGACCGTAGCCGCAGTTTTCCGTGGACGCATGTCCATGAAGGAGGTGGATGAGCAGATGCTGAACGTCCAGAACAAGAACAGTAGCTACTTCGTCGAGTGGATCCCCAACAACGTCAAGACTGCCGTCTGCGACATTCCACCTCGTGGGCTCAAAATGGCCGCAACCTTCATCGGCAACAGCACGGCCATCCAGGAGCTCTTCAAACGTATTTCCGAACAATTCACCGCTATGTTCCGCCGCAAAGCTTTCCTGCACTGGTACACCGGAGAGGGCATGGATGAGATGGAGTTCACAGAAGCTGAGAGCAACATGAACGACCTGGTGTCTGAGTATCAACAGTACCAAGATGCCACCGCCGAAGAGGGTGAGTTCGAAGAGGAAGGCGAGGAGGAGGTCGCATAA
- the tubb4bl gene encoding uncharacterized protein LOC767746 (The RefSeq protein has 1 substitution compared to this genomic sequence), with product MREIVHLQAGQCGNQIGAKFWEVISDEHGIDPTGTYHGDSDLQLDRISVYYNEATGGKYVPRAILVDLEPGTMDSVRSGPFGQIFRPDNFVFGQSGAGNNWAKGHYTEGAELVGSVLDVVRKEAESCDCLQGFQLTHSLGGGTGSGMGTLLISKIREEYPDRIMNTFSVVPSPKVSDTVVEPYNATLSVHQLVENTDETYCIDNEALYDICFRTLKLTTPTYGDLNHLVSATMSGVTTCLRFPGQLNADLRKLAVNMVPFPRLHFFMPGFAPLTSRGSQQYRSLSVPELTQQMFDAKNMMAACDPRHGRYLTVAAVFRGRMSMKEVDEQMLNVQNKNSSYFVEWIPNNVKTAVCDIPPRGLKMAATFIGNSTAIQELFKRISEQFTAMFRRKAFLHWYTGEGMDEMEFTEAESNMNDLVSEYQQYQDATAEEGEFEEEGEEEVA from the exons ATGCGCGAGATTGTGCACCTGCAAGCCGGCCAGTGCGGCAACCAGATCGGAGCCAAG tTCTGGGAGGTTATTAGTGACGAACATGGGATTGATCCAACTGGAACATATCATGGAGACAGCGACCTTCAGCTAGACAGGATCAGTGTTTACTACAATGAGGCCACAG GTGGGAAGTATGTCCCCCGTGCCATCTTGGTGGATCTGGAGCCTGGCACAATGGATTCAGTTCGTTCTGGACCCTTTGGCCAAATTTTCAGACCTGACAACTTTGTGTTTG GTCAGAGTGGTGCAGGAAACAACTGGGCCAAAGGTCACTACACAGAAGGAGCAGAGCTGGTGGACTCAGTACTGGATGTTGTGCGCAAGGAGGCTGAAAGCTGCGATTGTCTGCAAGGATTCCAGCTCACCCACTCTCTCGGCGGAGGCACTGGCTCTGGCATGGGCACCCTGCTCATCAGCAAAATCCGTGAAGAGTATCCCGACCGCATCATGAACACCTTCAGCGTGGTGCCCTCACCCAAGGTGTCCGACACCGTGGTGGAGCCCTACAACGCTACACTGTCCGTCCATCAGCTAGTGGAGAACACTGATGAGACATATTGCATCGACAATGAGGCGCTGTATGACATCTGTTTCCGCACGCTCAAGCTAACCACACCAACCTACGGAGACCTCAACCATCTCGTCTCAGCCACCATGAGTGGCGTCACCACCTGTCTCCGCTTCCCCGGCCAGCTCAATGCTGATCTTCGCAAACTAGCCGTCAACATGGTGCCCTTCCCACGTCTCCACTTCTTCATGCCTGGTTTTGCACCACTCACCAGCCGAGGCAGCCAGCAGTATCGCTCACTCTCCGTTCCTGAGCTCACACAGCAAATGTTTGATGCCAAGAACATGATGGCTGCCTGCGACCCACGTCACGGCCGCTACCTGACCGTAGCCGCAGTTTTCCGTGGACGCATGTCCATGAAGGAGGTGGATGAGCAGATGCTGAACGTCCAGAACAAGAACAGTAGCTACTTCGTCGAGTGGATCCCCAACAACGTCAAGACTGCCGTCTGCGACATTCCACCTCGTGGGCTCAAAATGGCCGCAACCTTCATCGGCAACAGCACGGCCATCCAGGAGCTCTTCAAACGTATTTCCGAACAATTCACCGCTATGTTCCGCCGCAAAGCTTTCCTGCACTGGTACACCGGAGAGGGCATGGATGAGATGGAGTTCACAGAAGCTGAGAGCAACATGAACGACCTGGTGTCTGAGTATCAACAGTACCAAGATGCCACCGCCGAAGAGGGTGAGTTCGAAGAGGAAGGCGAGGAGGAGGTCGCATAA